Proteins encoded together in one Myxococcus stipitatus window:
- a CDS encoding branched-chain amino acid ABC transporter permease: protein MAQLLQHLINGLAAGTIYALVALGYTMVYGVLKLINFAHGDVMMVGVYMGYATAFALGREARASLLGVAAVFAVAMLGCALFGFLIERFAYRPLREKPRLTALITAIGISFALSYGFQLDIGFLPGASPRAFPEIITPTEWLIIGDRDVVVWNWQVISLLIAVGLMVGLQYLVFGTRFGRAMRAVSWDHRVAALMGIPTDRVIALTFMLSSALAAGAGLLYAIKDTSVSPLMGLYVGLKAFVAAVIGGIGHVPGAVVGALVLGLVEEFVVGYAASTWRDAVAFGFLILVLLVKPGGLFGRVAAEKV from the coding sequence ATGGCGCAGCTCCTCCAGCACCTCATCAACGGCCTGGCCGCCGGCACCATCTACGCGCTCGTCGCGCTCGGCTACACGATGGTGTACGGCGTCCTCAAGCTCATCAACTTCGCCCACGGCGACGTCATGATGGTCGGCGTCTACATGGGCTACGCCACGGCGTTCGCGCTGGGCCGCGAGGCCCGCGCCTCGCTCCTGGGGGTCGCCGCGGTGTTCGCGGTGGCGATGCTCGGGTGCGCGCTGTTCGGCTTCCTCATCGAGCGCTTCGCGTACCGGCCGCTGCGCGAGAAGCCCCGGCTGACGGCGCTCATCACCGCCATCGGCATCTCCTTCGCGCTCTCGTACGGCTTCCAGCTCGACATCGGCTTCCTGCCCGGGGCCTCGCCGCGCGCCTTCCCCGAAATCATCACCCCGACGGAGTGGCTCATCATCGGCGACCGCGACGTGGTGGTGTGGAACTGGCAGGTCATCAGCCTGCTCATCGCGGTGGGGCTGATGGTGGGCCTGCAGTACCTGGTGTTCGGCACGCGCTTCGGCCGGGCGATGCGGGCGGTCTCCTGGGACCACCGCGTGGCGGCGCTGATGGGCATCCCCACCGACCGCGTCATCGCGCTGACCTTCATGCTCAGCAGCGCGCTGGCGGCGGGCGCGGGCCTGCTGTACGCCATCAAGGACACGTCGGTGAGCCCGCTGATGGGCCTGTACGTGGGCCTCAAGGCCTTCGTCGCCGCGGTGATTGGCGGCATCGGCCACGTGCCCGGGGCGGTGGTGGGCGCGCTGGTGCTGGGGCTGGTGGAGGAGTTCGTGGTGGGCTACGCGGCGAGCACGTGGCGTGACGCGGTGGCCTTCGGCTTCCTCATCCTGGTGCTGCTGGTGAAGCCGGGCGGCCTGTTCGGCCGTGTCGCCGCGGAGAAGGTCTGA
- a CDS encoding ABC transporter substrate-binding protein has translation MRRLAPMLLAALAIMAAACEKKTQPAPSGEGGAQSPGKASNTGTPPPASADTILLGQVGALSGGQATFGNSQRNGIELAIKEANAAGGVNGKKLAIRVYDNQSKPEEAAQAVTRLITQDKVVLILGDVASSNSLAMADKAQAAGVPMITPSSTNVTVTQKGDYIFRVCFIDPFQGYVMAKFARDDLKLNQVAVLTDNKSAYSIDLANVFKQKFAEMGGKIISEQSYSQGDTDYRAQLTAIKKTQPDGIYVPGYYSEVGVIARQAREVGLKVPLMGGDGWDSATLFELGGSAVEGNYFSNHYSPDNPDPRVQKFIAAYKADYGAVPDALAALGYDAAKVAIEALKRAKDLTGPSVRDAIGQTKDFPGVAGTISLDANRNAVKPAVILKVADGKTQYVTTINP, from the coding sequence ATGCGACGACTTGCCCCCATGCTGCTCGCCGCGCTCGCCATCATGGCGGCCGCCTGCGAGAAGAAGACGCAGCCCGCTCCGTCCGGTGAGGGAGGCGCTCAATCCCCGGGGAAGGCCTCGAACACGGGCACGCCGCCCCCCGCCAGCGCGGACACCATCCTGCTCGGTCAGGTGGGCGCGCTCTCCGGCGGCCAGGCCACCTTCGGCAACTCCCAGCGCAACGGCATCGAGCTGGCCATCAAGGAGGCCAACGCCGCCGGCGGCGTGAATGGCAAGAAGCTGGCCATCCGCGTCTACGACAACCAGAGCAAGCCCGAGGAGGCCGCGCAGGCCGTCACGCGCCTCATCACCCAGGACAAGGTGGTGCTCATCCTCGGCGACGTGGCGTCCAGCAACTCGCTGGCCATGGCGGACAAGGCGCAGGCGGCGGGCGTGCCCATGATCACCCCGTCGTCCACCAACGTCACCGTGACGCAGAAGGGCGACTACATCTTCCGCGTCTGCTTCATCGACCCGTTCCAGGGCTACGTGATGGCGAAGTTCGCCCGCGACGACCTGAAGCTCAACCAGGTGGCGGTGCTCACGGACAACAAGAGCGCCTACTCCATCGACCTGGCGAACGTCTTCAAGCAGAAGTTCGCGGAGATGGGCGGGAAGATCATCTCCGAGCAGAGCTACAGCCAGGGCGACACGGACTACCGCGCGCAGCTGACCGCCATCAAGAAGACGCAGCCGGACGGCATCTACGTGCCGGGCTACTACAGCGAGGTGGGCGTCATCGCCCGTCAGGCGCGCGAGGTGGGCCTGAAGGTCCCGCTGATGGGCGGCGACGGCTGGGACTCCGCGACGCTCTTCGAGCTGGGCGGCAGCGCGGTGGAGGGCAACTACTTCTCCAACCACTACTCGCCGGACAACCCGGACCCGCGCGTGCAGAAGTTCATCGCGGCCTACAAGGCGGACTACGGCGCCGTGCCGGACGCGCTGGCGGCGCTGGGCTACGACGCGGCGAAGGTGGCCATCGAGGCGCTCAAGCGCGCCAAGGACCTGACGGGCCCCTCCGTGCGTGACGCCATCGGGCAGACCAAGGACTTCCCGGGCGTGGCCGGCACCATCTCGCTCGACGCCAATCGCAACGCGGTGAAGCCCGCCGTCATCCTGAAGGTCGCGGATGGCAAGACGCAGTACGTGACGACCATCAATCCCTAA
- a CDS encoding YsnF/AvaK domain-containing protein — translation MFQRTDIREGMVVRSNDNEKLGKVFAIGDGAFHIERGLFFPKDYRVSFTEVSDIREGEVILNRGKDALQQVSETERAEGAAVGAGAGRLTAVETERRATVTPLETTETVTTARVDTPADYRAGADSRLEQDTLLGRESRADTRLGSDLRQATEDVTIPVHREKLMVDKHETQAGEVRVRKDVVEEEEVVKVPLRHERVRVERRAVTTDRPAVGSAFKEETIVVPLHAEEVDVSKRSVLDEEVVIHKDIVEEERSISERLRHENVDIRTEGEVESPRTLEATSDDPALRRS, via the coding sequence ATGTTCCAGCGCACAGACATCAGGGAAGGAATGGTCGTCCGCAGCAACGACAACGAGAAGCTCGGCAAGGTCTTCGCCATCGGCGATGGCGCGTTCCACATCGAGCGGGGCCTGTTCTTCCCCAAGGACTACCGGGTCTCGTTCACGGAGGTGAGCGACATCCGGGAGGGAGAGGTCATCCTCAACCGGGGCAAGGACGCGCTCCAGCAGGTCTCGGAGACCGAGCGCGCGGAGGGCGCCGCGGTGGGCGCGGGCGCCGGGCGGCTGACCGCCGTGGAGACGGAGCGGCGCGCCACCGTCACCCCGCTGGAGACCACCGAGACGGTGACCACGGCCCGGGTGGACACCCCGGCGGACTACCGCGCGGGCGCCGACTCGCGCCTGGAGCAGGACACGCTGCTGGGCCGGGAGTCGCGCGCCGACACCCGCCTGGGCTCCGACCTGCGTCAGGCGACCGAGGACGTGACCATCCCCGTACACCGGGAGAAGCTCATGGTCGACAAGCACGAGACGCAGGCGGGCGAGGTGCGCGTGCGCAAGGACGTCGTCGAGGAGGAGGAGGTGGTCAAGGTACCGCTGCGCCACGAGCGGGTGCGCGTGGAGCGCCGCGCCGTGACGACGGACCGGCCCGCGGTGGGCTCCGCGTTCAAGGAGGAGACCATCGTCGTCCCGCTGCACGCGGAGGAGGTGGACGTCAGCAAGCGCTCCGTGCTGGACGAGGAGGTCGTCATCCACAAGGACATCGTCGAGGAGGAGCGCAGCATCTCCGAGCGCCTGCGCCACGAGAACGTGGACATCCGCACCGAGGGCGAGGTGGAGTCCCCGCGCACCCTCGAGGCCACGTCCGACGACCCTGCCCTGCGGCGCTCGTGA